The following proteins come from a genomic window of Rattus norvegicus strain BN/NHsdMcwi chromosome 8, GRCr8, whole genome shotgun sequence:
- the Or10d4c gene encoding olfactory receptor Olr1311 isoform X1, which translates to MTNHTMVTEFTLLGIPETEGLENVLLFFFATMYACALLGNFLILTAITTSPRLHTPMYFFLGNLSIFDLCFCSTTAPKMLSYLSGWGGGISFKGCVVQHFFYHCLGCTLCFLYTVMAYDRFVAICFPLRYTIIMNHRVCCALATGTWMSGCIHSTILTSLTFQLPYCGPSEVSYYFCDMPAVLLLACEDSSLAQRVGFTNVGLLSLICFFLIVVSYTRIGISISKIRSTEGRQRAFSTCSAHLTAIMCVYGPVIIIYLQPNPSPQLSAIIQILHNLVTPTINPLIYSLRNKDVKAALRHVFLKKCLSLEVNEHT; encoded by the coding sequence ATGACAAACCACACGATGGTGACAGAATTCACCTTGCTGGGCATCCCTGAGACAGAAGGCCTGGAGAATGTCCTGCTCTTCTTCTTTGCAACAATGTATGCCTGTGCCCTCCTAGGAAATTTTCTCATTCTTACTGCAATCACTACCTCCCCGCGACTGCACACTCCCATGTACTTTTTCTTGGGCAACCTCTCCATCTTCGACTTGTGTTTCTGTTCCACTACAGCTCCAAAGATGTTGTCATATCTCTCAGGATGGGGTGGAGGGATCTCTTTCAAGGGATGTGTTGTCCAACACTTCTTCTATCATTGTCTGGGTTGTACATTGTGCTTCCTATACACagtgatggcctatgaccgctttGTTGCCATATGCTTCCCTTTGAGATACACAATCATCATGAACCACAGAGTATGCTGTGCCTTGGCCACAGGGACCTGGATGAGTGGCTGTATACATTCCACTATCCTAACTTCCCTCACTTTCCAGTTGCCTTACTGTGGCCCCAGTGAGGTGAGTTATTACTTCTGTGACATGCCTGCTGTTTTACTTCTGGCTTGTGAAGACTCCTCTCTAGCACAGAGGGTAGGTTTCACAAACGTTGGCCTTTTATCtctcatttgtttctttctcattGTTGTGTCCTACACTCGAATTGGGATCTCCATCTCAAAAATCCGCTCAACAGAAGGCAGGCAGAGAGCGTTCTCCACCTGCAGTGCCCACCTCACAGCCATCATGTGTGTCTATGGACCAGTCATCATCATCTACCTGCAGCCCAACCCCAGCCCACAGCTTAGTGCAATTATTCAAATTTTGCACAATCTTGTGACACCCACCATCAACCCATtgatctacagcctgaggaataAGGATGTGAAGGCAGCCCTGAGGCACGTATTTCTTAAGAAATGTCTCAGCCTGGAAGTAAATGAACATACCTAA